The Flaviramulus sp. BrNp1-15 genome includes the window ATAAAATTGTTGACGAGCAGAATATTGATGTTATTGTTATGGGAACCAAAGGAGAAACCGATGATAAAAAAGTAACTTTTGGTAGTTATACACTACAAGTTTTAAGATATGTGCAATGCCCAGTTTTAGCAATTCCAGCAGACTATAAATATACCCAACCTAAACACATTCTTTTCCCTACTAATTATTTAATACCCTATAAAAGACGCGAGTTAAAATTGCTTTGCGAAATGGCATCGCCATATAGAGCTGCAATAGATATACTGTACATATCTAAAAGCGAAAAATTGTCAATGAGACAAAAGGATAACCAGAATTTTATAAAAGAAGAATTAAGCAAAAACACAATTAATTTTAAAATAGAAAAAAGTAACCAAGTAAGTAATAAGCAGATTATCAATTCTATATATGAATATATCAAAAAAAACCATGTTGATATGTTAGTTATGGTAAATACGAGACATTCATTTTTAGAAAATATTTTATTTCAATCAACTATTGATGAATTGAGCTTACATCTTGATATTCCCTTTTTGGCATTACAAAATATGAAACGTAATTAGTAAAATCTAAACTATATAGTCATGAAAAATATTCTTCTTCCTACCGATTTTTCTGAAAATTCCTGGAATGCTATTGCATACGCTTTACAGCTTTTTAAGAATGAAACCTGTAAATTTTATTTGTTAAACACTTACACACCTGCAATTTATCATGTAGAATATGTATTGGTAGAACCAGCACAATTTGGTATGGTAGATGCTGTTAGGGAAAACTCTATAAAGGAATTAGACAATTTTAAAACACGTATAAAAAAGGAGTTTGACAATCCAAAACACACTATAGAAACCATGGCAGTTTTTAACACTTTAATTTCAGAAATTAAAGATATAGTTGAAGATAAATCAATTGACTATGTGGTTATGGGAACTAAAGGAGCTACAGGTGCTAAAGAAATCTTATTTGGATCTAATACAGTACATGTATTTAAAAATGTTAAGTGCCCAATAATAGCTGTGCCAGATGGATTTGATTTTGAAAAACCACACGAAGTTTTATTCCCAACAGATTACGAGGTAAGTTATAAATCTCACCATATAGATCCTATTATTGATATTATTTCACTTTACAATACCAGAGTTAACATATTGCATGTTTCTTATGGCTATGATTTATCTGAACAACAAGAAGAAAATAAGAACATACTAGAGGAATACTTTAAAAAAGTAGCACATTTATTTCACGATGTAAGCAACCAAACTGTAGAAGAAGGTATTACAAACTTTCAGTTAAAAGCACGAATTAATTTATTGGTTATGATTAATAATAAACATTCGTTTTTTGAAAACCTGTTTTTTAAATCTACTATAAATCAAATAGGATTTCATTTAAATGTTCCATTTTTAGTTATTCCAGCAAAACCTTATAAAACATAAATCATGCGAAGAAAAATTTTATTACCCACCGATTTTTCAGATAACTCATGGAGTGCAGTAGTTTATGCGTTAAAACTCTTTAAGGATGAGTTTTGCACGTTTTATTTTATAAACTCTACAACTATTAAAGTTTCAACATTGTCTAATCTTTCAAACAAGCTATTAAAAGCTATGGAAGAGGATGCCATGAGAGAATTGCTAGAATTAAAAGAGCTTGCAGAAACATCTGATGCTAATTCAAATCATGATTTTCAAATCATTTTAAGTTCAGAAGAATTAAAAACTGCCGTTAAAAAAGCAGTTAATGAATGGGAGATAGATATGGTTATTATGGGAACCAAAGGGGCAACAGGAGCAAAAGAGTTTTTCTTTGGTAGTAATACCATACGTATTATAAAAAGTTTAAAACTCTGTCCAGTTTTAATAATCCCAGAAGAATATGATTTTGTGACTCCAACGCAAATAGCATTTCCAACAGATTACAATCGTTTTTATAGCAATAAAGAGTTAAAGCCGTTAAAAGAATTGACAGATTTATATGATTCTAAAATTAGAATTATGCATATTAACACAGAAGAAGAACTTAATGATATTCAAGAATATAATTTAGAAGCTCTAAAGAGTTATTTAAGTGATTATGAATATACTCTTCATTGGATGCCAGACTATGCTAATAAAACTACCGAAATAAATGATTTTATTGAAGAGCTAGAAATAGACCTACTTGCTATGGTAAATTATAAGCACAGTTTTATTGAAAAAATAATTAATGAACCGGTAATAAAAAAAATAGGATTTCACCCCAATGTTCCCTTTTTAGTTATACCAGAATGAGCTGATATTTATCATTGCTGTCAAAGGTTTTTAAGTCTAAATTTATCTAATAACCTAAATAAATAATCTCATGAGACGGAAAATATTATTGCCTACAGATTTTTCTAAAAATGCGTGGCATGCGATAAGTTATGCATTAGAATTGTATAAGAAGGAT containing:
- a CDS encoding universal stress protein, which translates into the protein MRKILIPTDFSKNAMNALKYAVELFKYERSEFYIMHAYQDDIYADESKLSQDNLKTVTASVSEESQKELEKTVEAIKAISPNPRHTFNIISANNLLVDEADKIVDEQNIDVIVMGTKGETDDKKVTFGSYTLQVLRYVQCPVLAIPADYKYTQPKHILFPTNYLIPYKRRELKLLCEMASPYRAAIDILYISKSEKLSMRQKDNQNFIKEELSKNTINFKIEKSNQVSNKQIINSIYEYIKKNHVDMLVMVNTRHSFLENILFQSTIDELSLHLDIPFLALQNMKRN
- a CDS encoding universal stress protein; this encodes MRRKILLPTDFSDNSWSAVVYALKLFKDEFCTFYFINSTTIKVSTLSNLSNKLLKAMEEDAMRELLELKELAETSDANSNHDFQIILSSEELKTAVKKAVNEWEIDMVIMGTKGATGAKEFFFGSNTIRIIKSLKLCPVLIIPEEYDFVTPTQIAFPTDYNRFYSNKELKPLKELTDLYDSKIRIMHINTEEELNDIQEYNLEALKSYLSDYEYTLHWMPDYANKTTEINDFIEELEIDLLAMVNYKHSFIEKIINEPVIKKIGFHPNVPFLVIPE
- a CDS encoding universal stress protein codes for the protein MKNILLPTDFSENSWNAIAYALQLFKNETCKFYLLNTYTPAIYHVEYVLVEPAQFGMVDAVRENSIKELDNFKTRIKKEFDNPKHTIETMAVFNTLISEIKDIVEDKSIDYVVMGTKGATGAKEILFGSNTVHVFKNVKCPIIAVPDGFDFEKPHEVLFPTDYEVSYKSHHIDPIIDIISLYNTRVNILHVSYGYDLSEQQEENKNILEEYFKKVAHLFHDVSNQTVEEGITNFQLKARINLLVMINNKHSFFENLFFKSTINQIGFHLNVPFLVIPAKPYKT